The Glycine soja cultivar W05 chromosome 8, ASM419377v2, whole genome shotgun sequence genome has a window encoding:
- the LOC114423619 gene encoding protein IQ-DOMAIN 14-like, whose protein sequence is MGKASRWLKGLLGMKKEKDHSDNSGSLAPDKKEKKRWSFAKPPPSSVPATDNNNTWLRSYISETENEQNKHAIAVAAATAAAADAAVAAAQAAVAVVRLTSQGRGALFSGSREKWAAVKIQTFFRGYLARKALRALKGLVKIQALVRGYLVRKRAAATLHSMQALIRAQTAVRTQRARRSMSKEDRFLPEVLARKPVERFDETRSEFHSKRLPTSYETSLNGFDESPKIVEIDTYKTRSRSRRFTSTMSECGEDMSCHAISSPLPCPVPGRISVPDCRHIQDFDWYYNVDECRFSTAHSTPRFTNYVRANAPATPAKSVCGDTFFRPCSNFPNYMANTQSFNAKLRSHSAPKQRPEPKKRLSLNEMMAARNSISGVRMQRPSSNFFQTQEESWNFLQSQGIFERQLESK, encoded by the exons ATGGGGAAAGCTAGCAGGTGGTTGAAGGGGTTGTTGGGgatgaagaaggagaaggacCACAGTGACAATTCAGGCTCATTGGCTCCTgacaagaaggagaagaaaaggTGGAGTTTTGCCAAGCCACCACCTTCTTCAGTTCCTGCCACTGATAACAACAACACCTGGCTCAGATCCTATATTTCTGAGACAGAGAATGAGCAGAACAAGCATGCAATTGCCGTGGCAGCCGCCACCGCTGCTGCTGCCGATGCCGCCGTGGCCGCCGCACAGGCGGCCGTGGCTGTTGTGAGGCTCACAAGCCAGGGGAGAGGGGCATTGTTCAGTGGAAGCAGGGAGAAATGGGCTGCTGTGAAGATCCAAACTTTTTTTAGAGGCTACTTG GCACGGAAGGCTCTTAGAGCACTGAAAGGATTGGTTAAGATACAAGCTCTTGTTAGAGGGTATTTGGTTAGAAAGAGGGCTGCTGCAACTCTTCACAGTATGCAAGCTCTAATAAGAGCTCAAACTGCTGTTAGAACACAGCGAGCTCGTCGTTCCATGAGCAAAGAAGACAGATTTCTACCTGAAGTTCTTGCAAGAAAACCTGTG gAACGATTTGATGAAACAAGGAGTGAATTCCACAGTAAAAGGCTACCTACATCCTATGAAACATCCTTGAATGGTTTTGATGAGAGCCCCAAGATTGTTGAAATTGACACATACAAGACTCGATCGAGGTCTAGGCGCTTCACCTCTACAATGTCTGAGTGTGGAGAAGACATGTCCTGCCATGCAATCTCATCCCCTCTTCCTTGTCCGGTCCCCGGTCGAATCTCGGTTCCTGATTGCAGACACATTCAAGATTTTGATTGGTACTACAACGTGGATGAGTGTAGATTCTCCACTGCTCATAGCACCCCGCGTTTCACAAACTATGTGAGGGCTAATGCTCCAGCTACACCAGCCAAGAGTGTTTGTGGAGACACTTTCTTCAGACCTTGCTCCAATTTCCCCAACTACATGGCCAATACTCAGTCATTCAATGCAAAACTAAGGTCTCACAGTGCTCCAAAGCAAAGACCTGAACCCAAGAAAAGGCTCTCACTCAATGAAATGATGGCAGCAAGAAACAGCATAAGTGGTGTTAGAATGCAAAGGCCATCATCCAATTTCTTCCAGACTCAAGAAGAATCCTGGAATTTTTTACAATCACAAGGAATATTTGAGAGGCAATTGGAGTCTAAATGA